A single region of the Actinoplanes sp. SE50/110 genome encodes:
- a CDS encoding thymidylate synthase produces MAVDTQYEDLLRRVLETGTRKSDRTGTGTRSLFGERLRYDLSQGFPLVTTKRVHFKSIAVELLWFLRGETNVQWLRDQGVTIWDEWASESGELGPVYGYQWRSWPTPDGHVDQISEILDTLRTDPDSRRMIVSAWNVGQLDEMALMPCHAMFQFYVADGRLSCQLYQRSADLFLGVPFNIASYALLTRMVADQVGLTPGDFIWVGGDCHIYDNHVEQVREQLGRQAYPFPALEIAKRPSLFDYEYADFTVVGYEHHPAIKAPVAV; encoded by the coding sequence ATGGCCGTGGACACGCAGTACGAAGATCTTCTCCGGCGGGTGCTGGAGACCGGCACCCGCAAGAGCGACCGGACCGGGACCGGCACCCGCAGCCTTTTCGGCGAGCGGCTGCGCTACGACCTGTCCCAGGGGTTTCCGCTGGTCACGACCAAGCGGGTGCACTTCAAGTCGATCGCGGTGGAGCTGCTGTGGTTCCTGCGCGGCGAGACGAACGTGCAGTGGCTGCGCGATCAGGGCGTGACGATCTGGGACGAGTGGGCCTCGGAGTCGGGCGAGCTCGGGCCGGTCTACGGCTACCAGTGGCGGTCGTGGCCCACGCCGGACGGCCACGTGGACCAGATCTCCGAGATCCTGGACACGTTGCGTACCGATCCGGACTCGCGCCGCATGATCGTCTCGGCCTGGAACGTGGGGCAGCTCGACGAGATGGCGCTGATGCCGTGCCACGCGATGTTCCAGTTCTACGTGGCCGACGGCCGGCTGTCCTGCCAGCTCTACCAGCGCAGCGCCGACCTGTTCCTCGGCGTGCCGTTCAACATCGCGTCGTACGCGCTGCTCACCCGGATGGTCGCCGACCAGGTCGGGCTGACCCCGGGCGACTTCATCTGGGTGGGCGGCGACTGCCACATCTACGACAACCACGTCGAGCAGGTGCGCGAGCAGCTCGGCCGGCAGGCGTACCCGTTCCCGGCACTGGAGATCGCGAAGCGGCCCAGCCTCTTCGACTACGAGTACGCCGACTTCACCGTCGTCGGCTACGAGCACCACCCGGCGATCAAGGCGCCGGTCGCGGTATGA
- a CDS encoding ribonuclease D, giving the protein MTDETPLRRRDAPESAGDGPHAVPPDPSSGGSEAVPLTAPRDGTPAPVESADGLAEVVARMAAGSGPVAVDAERASGYRYTQRAYLVQLRRAGSGTVLIDPLPLDDLRTLDTALADTEWVLHAASQDLPCLAELGMKPRRLFDTELAARLAGFERVGLAALTEHLLGYSLEKHHSAADWSTRPLPESWLTYAALDVELLTDLRDLLATELDKQGKAGWAAEEFASLVASADRPPRVRPDPWRRTSGIHRVRGARAQSRVRALWYARDAIAARKDSAPGRVLPDSAIVAAAEADPKDERTLLAIPGFGGRSVRRLVKTWLDALDQARALPDDALPVNQPVEGPPPPHRWAERDPIAAARLARCRQVVVGTAETYRLPPENLISPDFIRRLAWSPPDEVSAQTVSDTLRGFGARNWQVGLIAGQLAGVLPAPFTD; this is encoded by the coding sequence GTGACCGACGAAACACCCCTGCGCCGTCGGGACGCGCCGGAGTCAGCAGGGGACGGACCGCACGCCGTGCCGCCCGACCCGAGTTCTGGCGGTTCCGAGGCTGTTCCCCTGACGGCGCCCCGCGATGGCACCCCCGCCCCGGTGGAGAGCGCCGACGGCCTGGCCGAGGTGGTGGCCCGGATGGCCGCCGGCTCCGGCCCCGTCGCCGTGGACGCCGAACGCGCCTCCGGCTACCGCTACACCCAGCGGGCCTACCTGGTGCAGCTGCGCCGGGCCGGGTCCGGCACCGTGCTGATCGACCCGCTGCCGCTGGACGACCTGCGCACCCTGGACACCGCCCTGGCCGACACCGAGTGGGTGCTGCACGCCGCCAGCCAGGACCTGCCGTGCCTCGCCGAGCTGGGGATGAAGCCGCGCCGGCTGTTCGACACCGAGCTGGCCGCCCGGCTGGCCGGGTTCGAGCGGGTCGGCCTGGCCGCGCTCACCGAGCACCTGCTCGGCTACTCGCTGGAGAAACACCACTCGGCGGCGGACTGGTCGACCCGGCCGCTGCCGGAGTCCTGGCTGACCTACGCGGCGCTGGACGTGGAACTGCTCACCGACCTGCGCGACCTGCTCGCCACCGAACTGGACAAGCAGGGCAAGGCCGGCTGGGCAGCCGAGGAGTTCGCCTCGCTGGTGGCCAGCGCCGACCGGCCGCCCCGGGTCCGGCCCGACCCGTGGCGCCGCACCTCCGGCATCCATCGGGTGCGAGGTGCGCGGGCGCAGTCCCGGGTCCGCGCGCTGTGGTACGCGCGGGATGCGATCGCCGCCCGGAAGGACTCGGCGCCCGGCCGGGTGCTGCCCGACTCGGCGATCGTCGCCGCGGCCGAGGCCGATCCGAAGGATGAGCGGACCCTGCTGGCCATCCCGGGCTTCGGCGGGCGTTCGGTCCGCCGGCTGGTCAAGACCTGGCTGGACGCGCTGGACCAGGCGCGGGCACTGCCGGACGACGCGCTGCCGGTGAACCAGCCGGTGGAGGGGCCGCCCCCGCCGCACCGGTGGGCCGAACGGGATCCGATCGCCGCGGCCCGGCTGGCCCGCTGCCGCCAGGTGGTGGTCGGCACCGCGGAGACCTACCGGCTGCCCCCGGAGAACCTGATCAGTCCGGACTTCATCCGCCGGCTGGCCTGGTCGCCGCCGGACGAGGTCTCGGCGCAGACGGTGAGCGACACGCTGCGCGGCTTCGGTGCCCGCAACTGGCAGGTCGGCCTCATCGCCGGCCAGCTCGCCGGCGTCCTGCCCGCCCCCTTCACCGACTGA
- the hemE gene encoding uroporphyrinogen decarboxylase — MTVLDDSPFVRACRGLPGPHTPVWFMRQAGRSLPEYRKLREGIGMLDSCRRPDLVTEITLQPVRRHRVDAAILYSDIVVPIAAAGVDLDIVPGTGPVVAEPIRTAADLQRLRPITADDVDYVAEAVRLLVAELGATPLIGFAGAPFTLASYLIEGGPSRTYLKTKAMMYAEPELWHALLARLAEITLAFLRIQIDAGVSAVQLFDSWAGALSEADYREFVMPHSARVLRGLDDAGVPRIHFGVGTGVLLEAMGEAGADVVGVDWRTPLDVASKRLGPDKAVQGNLDPAILFAGWDVVEREARRVLAQGQSAPGHVFNLGHGVMPEMDPDILTRLTALVHEASAR, encoded by the coding sequence GTGACGGTTCTCGACGATTCCCCGTTCGTCCGCGCGTGCCGCGGGCTGCCCGGCCCGCACACGCCGGTCTGGTTCATGCGGCAGGCCGGGCGCTCCCTGCCGGAGTACCGGAAGCTGCGCGAGGGGATCGGCATGCTCGACTCGTGCCGCCGCCCCGACCTGGTCACCGAGATCACCCTGCAGCCGGTCCGCCGGCACCGGGTGGACGCCGCCATCCTGTACAGCGACATCGTGGTCCCGATCGCGGCGGCCGGCGTCGATCTGGACATCGTGCCCGGCACCGGCCCGGTGGTCGCCGAGCCGATCCGCACCGCCGCCGACCTGCAGCGGCTGCGTCCGATCACCGCGGACGACGTGGACTACGTCGCCGAGGCGGTCCGGCTGCTGGTCGCCGAGCTCGGCGCCACCCCGCTGATCGGCTTCGCCGGGGCGCCGTTCACGCTGGCCAGCTATCTGATCGAGGGCGGGCCGTCACGGACCTACCTGAAGACCAAGGCGATGATGTACGCCGAGCCCGAGCTGTGGCATGCCCTGCTCGCCCGGCTGGCCGAGATCACCCTCGCCTTCCTGCGCATCCAGATCGACGCCGGGGTGAGCGCGGTCCAGCTGTTCGACTCGTGGGCCGGCGCGCTCTCCGAGGCCGACTACCGCGAGTTCGTGATGCCGCATTCGGCGCGGGTGCTGCGTGGCCTGGACGACGCCGGTGTGCCCCGGATCCACTTCGGTGTCGGCACCGGGGTGCTGCTGGAGGCGATGGGCGAGGCCGGCGCGGACGTGGTCGGCGTCGACTGGCGCACCCCGCTCGACGTGGCCAGCAAGCGCCTCGGTCCGGACAAGGCCGTGCAGGGCAACCTCGACCCGGCGATCCTGTTCGCCGGCTGGGACGTCGTCGAGCGCGAGGCCCGCCGCGTCCTCGCCCAGGGCCAGTCGGCTCCGGGTCACGTGTTCAACCTCGGCCACGGCGTCATGCCCGAGATGGACCCCGACATCCTCACCCGCCTCACCGCGCTCGTCCACGAGGCATCCGCACGCTGA
- the wrbA gene encoding NAD(P)H:quinone oxidoreductase, with product MADVKLAIIYYSATGTLHRMAQRLQEAAEKAGADVRLRQVAELAPPEAIASNAAWSQHFDTTKDEPRAAADDVVWADAVLFGTPTRYGNVASQLKQFIDTLGPQWAQGQLANKAYAGFTASMTEHGGQESTLLALYNTIYHFGGVVVAPGYTDPLKFADGNPYGVSHVTGGSNDAPLTDVQYAALDHLARRIVQIGGRLRA from the coding sequence GTGGCAGACGTCAAGCTCGCGATCATCTACTACTCGGCCACCGGCACCCTGCACAGGATGGCGCAACGCCTGCAGGAGGCGGCCGAGAAGGCCGGTGCCGACGTGCGCCTGCGGCAGGTCGCCGAGCTCGCCCCGCCCGAGGCGATCGCCTCGAACGCGGCCTGGAGCCAGCACTTCGACACCACCAAGGACGAGCCGCGGGCCGCCGCGGACGACGTGGTCTGGGCCGACGCGGTGCTGTTCGGCACGCCCACCCGGTACGGCAACGTGGCCAGCCAGCTCAAGCAGTTCATCGACACGCTGGGCCCGCAGTGGGCGCAGGGACAGCTGGCGAACAAGGCGTACGCCGGGTTCACCGCGTCGATGACCGAGCACGGCGGCCAGGAGTCGACGCTGCTGGCCCTCTACAACACGATCTACCACTTCGGCGGGGTGGTGGTGGCGCCCGGCTACACCGACCCGCTGAAGTTCGCCGACGGCAATCCGTACGGCGTCTCGCACGTCACCGGCGGCTCGAACGACGCGCCGCTCACCGACGTGCAGTACGCCGCCCTCGATCACCTGGCGCGCCGCATCGTCCAGATCGGTGGCCGCCTGCGGGCCTAG
- a CDS encoding isoamylase early set domain-containing protein, translating to MIKRSKLFGNKTRVTFSLPADEPSGVVSVVGTFNDWQPGRHELQVRRNGTRTVSVPLDPGEYEFRYLATGGVWFDDPEGSELRL from the coding sequence ATGATCAAGCGCAGCAAGTTGTTCGGCAACAAGACCCGGGTGACCTTCAGCCTCCCGGCGGACGAGCCGTCCGGGGTGGTCAGTGTGGTGGGCACGTTCAACGACTGGCAGCCGGGCCGGCACGAGCTGCAGGTGCGCCGCAACGGGACCCGCACGGTCAGCGTGCCGCTGGACCCGGGGGAGTACGAATTCCGCTACCTGGCGACCGGCGGCGTGTGGTTCGACGACCCGGAGGGCAGCGAACTCCGCCTATAA
- the hemQ gene encoding hydrogen peroxide-dependent heme synthase — translation MSEQTNAARINELNATIRYTMWSVFRASSPLPALRDELAGEVDTLFEQLAAKDVTIRGTYDVSGLRADADLMIWWHAADSDDLQEAYSLFRRTALGRHLTPVWSQMALHRPAEFNKSHLPAFLAGEEARPYLCVYPFVRSYEWYLLPDAERRELLAEHGRQARGYPDVRANTVASFALGDYEWMLAFEADELHRIVDLMRDLRASRARRHVREEVPFYTGRRRSISEIAASLP, via the coding sequence ATGAGCGAGCAGACCAATGCGGCTCGGATCAACGAGCTGAACGCCACCATCCGCTACACGATGTGGTCGGTCTTCCGGGCGTCCAGCCCGCTGCCGGCCCTGCGCGACGAGCTGGCCGGCGAGGTCGACACCCTGTTCGAGCAGCTCGCGGCGAAGGATGTGACGATCCGCGGCACCTACGACGTGTCCGGGCTGCGCGCCGACGCCGACCTGATGATCTGGTGGCACGCCGCCGACTCGGACGACCTGCAGGAGGCGTACTCGCTGTTCCGGCGGACAGCCCTGGGCCGGCACCTGACCCCGGTCTGGTCGCAGATGGCGCTGCACCGGCCGGCCGAGTTCAACAAGAGTCACCTGCCGGCCTTCCTCGCCGGCGAGGAGGCGCGGCCCTACCTGTGCGTCTACCCGTTCGTCCGCTCCTACGAGTGGTATCTGCTGCCCGACGCCGAGCGGCGCGAGCTGCTCGCCGAGCACGGCCGGCAGGCGCGTGGCTACCCGGACGTGCGGGCCAACACGGTGGCCTCGTTCGCGCTCGGCGACTACGAGTGGATGCTCGCGTTCGAGGCCGACGAGCTGCACCGGATCGTCGACCTGATGCGTGACCTGCGGGCCTCCCGGGCGCGCCGGCACGTGCGCGAGGAGGTGCCGTTCTACACCGGCCGTCGCCGCTCGATCAGCGAGATCGCGGCTAGCCTGCCGTAG
- a CDS encoding GNAT family N-acetyltransferase produces MHPAPHDELRVASFRDLPAGTLYDILRLRSDVFVVEQNCAYPDLDGRDTEPGTRHLWFSRDREIRAYLRILDDHGTERIGRVVTAKTARGAGLAGRLMAHALEVVGHRPAVLDAQSYLVGFYRRYGFEPTGPEYVEDGIPHVPMARPATAG; encoded by the coding sequence ATGCACCCCGCACCGCATGACGAGCTGCGGGTCGCGTCCTTCCGCGACCTGCCCGCCGGCACGCTGTACGACATCCTCCGGCTGCGCAGTGACGTGTTCGTGGTCGAGCAGAACTGCGCCTACCCCGACCTGGACGGCCGCGACACCGAGCCCGGTACCCGACACCTATGGTTCTCCCGTGATCGGGAGATTCGGGCCTATCTGCGGATTCTCGATGACCATGGGACGGAACGGATCGGCCGGGTGGTCACCGCGAAGACGGCCCGCGGCGCCGGACTGGCCGGCCGGCTGATGGCGCACGCCCTGGAGGTCGTCGGCCACCGCCCGGCGGTGCTGGACGCCCAGTCGTACCTGGTCGGCTTCTACCGCCGGTACGGTTTCGAGCCCACCGGCCCGGAGTACGTGGAGGACGGCATCCCCCACGTACCCATGGCCCGTCCCGCTACGGCAGGCTAG
- a CDS encoding thiolase family protein, with protein MPREVREVVFVDGVRTPFGKAGGMYAETRADDLVIRCIRELIKRNPQLPTDRVDEVAIAATTQTGDQGLTIGRTAALLAGLPKTVPGYAVDRMCAGAMTAVTNVAGGIAMGAYDIAVAGGVEHMGRHPMGEGADPNPRILTEKLVDPSALVMGATAENLHDRLPHITKERTDLFALNSQLKVAKAYANGKLQPDLVPVAIRSSELGWGLATVDEAPRETSLEKLATLKTPFRPHGRITAGNAAGLNDGATAALLADEATARELGLPVAMRLVSYAYVGVEPEIMGYGPIPSTEKALKKAGLTIDDIGLFELNEAFAVQVLALLDHYGIADDDPRVNPWGGAIAVGHPLASSGVRLMTQLARHFEEHPEVRYGMNAMCIGIGMGGTVIWENPNWEGFKK; from the coding sequence GTGCCCCGTGAAGTACGCGAGGTCGTCTTCGTCGACGGCGTCCGCACCCCGTTCGGCAAGGCGGGCGGCATGTACGCCGAGACCCGCGCCGACGACCTGGTGATCCGCTGCATCCGAGAGCTGATCAAGCGGAATCCCCAGCTCCCCACGGACCGGGTGGACGAGGTCGCGATCGCGGCCACCACCCAGACCGGCGACCAGGGCCTGACCATCGGCCGGACCGCCGCCCTGCTGGCCGGACTGCCCAAGACGGTTCCCGGCTACGCCGTCGACCGGATGTGCGCCGGCGCGATGACCGCGGTGACCAACGTCGCCGGCGGCATCGCGATGGGGGCGTACGACATCGCCGTCGCCGGTGGTGTCGAGCACATGGGCCGGCACCCGATGGGTGAGGGCGCCGACCCGAACCCGCGGATCCTGACCGAGAAGCTGGTCGACCCGTCCGCCCTGGTGATGGGCGCGACCGCGGAGAACCTGCACGACCGGCTGCCGCACATCACCAAGGAGCGCACCGACCTCTTCGCGCTCAACTCGCAGCTCAAGGTCGCCAAGGCGTACGCCAACGGCAAGCTGCAGCCGGACCTGGTGCCGGTCGCGATCCGCTCGTCCGAACTGGGCTGGGGCCTGGCCACCGTCGACGAGGCGCCGCGCGAGACCTCGCTGGAGAAACTCGCCACGCTGAAGACGCCGTTCCGCCCGCACGGCCGGATCACCGCGGGCAACGCGGCCGGTCTCAACGACGGCGCCACCGCGGCGCTGCTGGCCGACGAGGCCACCGCCCGCGAGCTCGGCCTGCCGGTCGCGATGCGGCTGGTGTCGTACGCCTACGTGGGTGTCGAGCCGGAGATCATGGGTTACGGCCCGATCCCGTCGACCGAGAAGGCGCTGAAGAAGGCCGGCCTCACCATCGACGACATCGGCCTGTTCGAGCTGAACGAGGCCTTCGCCGTGCAGGTGCTGGCCCTGCTGGACCACTACGGCATCGCCGACGACGACCCGCGGGTCAACCCGTGGGGCGGCGCGATCGCCGTGGGCCACCCGCTCGCCTCCTCCGGCGTGCGCCTGATGACCCAGCTCGCCCGGCACTTCGAGGAGCACCCCGAGGTCCGGTACGGCATGAACGCGATGTGCATCGGTATCGGCATGGGTGGCACCGTGATCTGGGAGAACCCGAACTGGGAAGGCTTCAAGAAGTGA
- the msrB gene encoding peptide-methionine (R)-S-oxide reductase MsrB, whose amino-acid sequence MATDETTLPTSEDEWRIRLDPDEFRVLRQAGTEAPWSGEYVNTKTEGMYRCRGCGAELYPSDTKFDSHCGWPSFDDAIPGAVKEIEDRTHGMVRVEIRCARCDGHLGHVFRGEGFTDKNTRHCVNSLSIRLDPS is encoded by the coding sequence ATGGCAACCGATGAGACCACCCTGCCCACCTCCGAGGACGAGTGGCGGATCCGGCTCGACCCGGACGAGTTCCGGGTGCTCCGCCAGGCCGGCACCGAGGCGCCCTGGAGCGGGGAGTACGTGAACACCAAGACCGAGGGCATGTACCGGTGCCGCGGCTGCGGGGCGGAGTTGTACCCCAGTGACACGAAGTTCGACAGCCACTGCGGCTGGCCGTCCTTCGACGACGCGATCCCGGGCGCGGTCAAGGAGATCGAGGACCGCACCCACGGCATGGTCCGCGTCGAGATCCGCTGCGCGCGCTGCGACGGGCACCTGGGCCACGTGTTCCGGGGTGAGGGCTTCACCGACAAGAACACGCGGCACTGCGTCAACAGCCTGTCGATCAGGCTAGACCCGAGCTAG
- a CDS encoding dihydrofolate reductase — translation MSVHLIWAQAHRRVIGAGGDIPWHVPGEQAIFKERTAGSTVVMGRATWDSLPRRPLPGRRNVVLTRDPGWTGDGAHVVHSPDLIGEVDFWVIGGAAVYQLFLPVAEHIVRTSIELDVEGDTFAPELGPDWKVTASTGWLTAPNGIRYVVEDLARV, via the coding sequence ATGAGCGTGCACCTGATCTGGGCGCAGGCGCACCGCCGGGTGATCGGGGCGGGCGGGGACATCCCCTGGCACGTGCCCGGCGAGCAGGCGATCTTCAAGGAGCGGACCGCCGGGTCGACCGTGGTGATGGGACGCGCCACCTGGGACTCGCTGCCCCGGCGGCCACTGCCGGGGCGGCGCAACGTGGTGCTCACCCGCGATCCCGGGTGGACCGGGGACGGGGCCCACGTCGTACACAGTCCGGATCTGATTGGCGAAGTTGACTTCTGGGTGATCGGCGGGGCCGCTGTCTACCAGCTGTTTCTGCCGGTCGCCGAGCACATTGTGCGGACGTCGATCGAGCTGGACGTGGAGGGCGACACCTTCGCGCCGGAGCTGGGCCCGGACTGGAAGGTGACCGCCTCCACGGGGTGGCTGACCGCGCCGAACGGGATCCGCTACGTGGTGGAGGACCTAGCTCGGGTCTAG
- a CDS encoding S1C family serine protease, whose translation MLRIPGCHADTTREAVRMTATYEPFTPEPRRHRAEESWGGQYQRWEPAAPEPRWPQEHPQWPEQARYEEPRPQWQEPPRFEEPRPQWQEPPRFEAPAPAYEAVPAKPTASKARPVVIGLVVLLLLVIGWQAYRIESVIKSSNDLAAAVSSEQNHSADLQKSLTGVFDPEGISTATLPSVYRVRAGDFTGTAFSVGTKAKSGTANLLTNFHVVESVYKAGTRTVQLEQGSTRISATIVKVSETKDLALLVAKKTIKPIKVATTKVKAGQQIVVLGNPLGLDDTVTTGVISAFRENDADGPTIQFDAPINPGNSGGPVVNANRQVVALATAKARDAEGIGLGIPIATVCALFDVC comes from the coding sequence TTGCTCCGTATACCCGGGTGCCACGCCGACACCACCCGGGAGGCCGTGCGGATGACCGCCACCTACGAGCCCTTCACCCCCGAGCCGCGCCGCCATCGCGCCGAGGAGTCCTGGGGCGGTCAGTACCAGCGCTGGGAGCCGGCCGCGCCGGAGCCGCGGTGGCCGCAGGAGCATCCGCAGTGGCCGGAGCAGGCGCGGTACGAGGAGCCGCGCCCGCAGTGGCAGGAGCCGCCGCGCTTCGAGGAGCCGCGCCCGCAGTGGCAGGAGCCGCCGCGCTTCGAGGCGCCCGCCCCGGCTTACGAAGCGGTGCCGGCGAAGCCCACGGCGTCGAAGGCCCGGCCGGTCGTGATCGGCCTGGTCGTCCTCCTGCTGCTGGTCATCGGCTGGCAGGCGTACCGGATCGAATCCGTGATCAAGAGCAGCAACGACCTGGCCGCCGCGGTCAGCAGCGAGCAGAACCACAGCGCGGATCTGCAGAAGTCGCTCACCGGCGTGTTCGACCCGGAGGGCATCTCCACCGCCACCCTGCCCAGCGTCTACCGGGTCCGGGCCGGCGACTTCACCGGCACCGCCTTCTCGGTCGGCACCAAGGCGAAGAGCGGCACCGCGAACCTGCTCACCAACTTCCACGTGGTCGAGTCGGTGTACAAGGCCGGCACCCGGACCGTCCAGCTGGAGCAGGGCAGCACCCGGATCAGCGCCACCATCGTCAAGGTCAGCGAGACCAAGGACCTGGCCCTGCTGGTCGCCAAGAAGACCATCAAGCCGATCAAGGTGGCCACCACCAAGGTCAAGGCCGGTCAGCAGATCGTCGTGCTGGGCAACCCGCTGGGCCTCGACGACACCGTCACCACCGGCGTGATCAGCGCGTTCCGCGAGAACGACGCGGACGGGCCGACCATCCAGTTCGACGCTCCGATCAACCCGGGCAACTCCGGCGGCCCGGTGGTCAACGCCAACCGTCAGGTGGTGGCGCTGGCCACCGCGAAGGCCCGCGACGCGGAAGGCATCGGCCTCGGCATCCCGATCGCCACCGTCTGCGCCCTGTTCGACGTCTGCTGA
- the hemG gene encoding protoporphyrinogen oxidase translates to MRKRIAVVGGGIAGLAAAVRLRDVTRADTEIIVYEQSGALGGKLRTGELAGLRVERGAESFLNGSPDGGPSAAVRFAHRVGLGDALVHPAAQPAALAIGGALARIPAGTLVGVPGDLSALDGVALPEADADADTGHPLLAAGQDIAVGELVRSRYGAEVVDRLVDPMLGGVYAGRADRLSLRATMPQLARTAETEHTLRGAVRAAQALSRRTPGQPVFAAVDGGMSRLIGAAATTARARISLGLPVRGITRTGNRWHLTLGPAPQPQTDEVDAVILAVPAAPAARLLADLAPGAAAALGDLEYASVALAGMALPPGTRLPELSGFLVPPGEGTLVKAATFFTRKWPHLTGPDGPVIVRASLGRAGEQERLQLSDPALLAIAHRELSELAGTRLPSPTASWIQRWGGGLPQYAPGHPDRVAAARAALPAGIALAGAALDGVGIPVCVASGEQAADDVNSYLEASA, encoded by the coding sequence GTGCGGAAGCGGATCGCGGTTGTCGGCGGCGGGATCGCCGGGCTGGCGGCCGCTGTCCGCCTGCGGGACGTGACGCGGGCGGACACCGAGATCATCGTGTACGAGCAGAGCGGCGCCCTGGGCGGCAAACTGCGCACCGGTGAGCTGGCCGGGCTGCGCGTCGAGCGGGGCGCCGAGTCGTTCCTGAACGGTTCGCCGGACGGTGGCCCGTCCGCGGCGGTCCGGTTCGCCCACCGGGTCGGCCTCGGTGACGCCCTGGTGCACCCGGCGGCCCAGCCGGCAGCCCTGGCGATCGGCGGGGCGCTGGCCCGGATTCCGGCCGGCACCCTGGTCGGCGTGCCCGGCGACCTGTCCGCGCTGGACGGTGTCGCCCTGCCGGAGGCGGACGCGGACGCCGACACCGGCCACCCGCTGCTCGCCGCCGGTCAGGACATCGCGGTCGGCGAGCTGGTCCGCTCGCGGTACGGCGCCGAGGTGGTGGACCGGCTGGTCGACCCGATGCTGGGCGGGGTCTACGCCGGCCGGGCGGATCGGCTGTCGCTGCGGGCCACCATGCCGCAGCTGGCCCGCACCGCGGAGACCGAGCACACCCTGCGCGGCGCGGTCCGGGCCGCGCAGGCGCTGAGCCGGCGCACCCCGGGGCAGCCGGTGTTCGCGGCCGTGGACGGCGGGATGAGCCGGTTGATCGGGGCGGCGGCGACCACGGCACGCGCCCGGATCAGTCTGGGACTGCCGGTGCGCGGGATCACCCGTACCGGCAATCGATGGCATCTGACCCTGGGGCCGGCACCGCAGCCCCAGACCGACGAGGTCGACGCCGTGATCCTGGCCGTGCCGGCGGCGCCGGCGGCCCGGTTGCTCGCGGATCTCGCGCCCGGGGCCGCGGCCGCGCTCGGCGACCTGGAGTACGCGAGCGTCGCGCTGGCCGGGATGGCGCTGCCGCCCGGCACGCGGCTGCCCGAGCTGTCCGGCTTCCTGGTGCCGCCGGGGGAGGGGACGCTGGTCAAGGCCGCGACGTTCTTCACCCGGAAATGGCCGCACCTGACCGGGCCGGACGGTCCGGTGATCGTCCGGGCGTCGCTGGGCCGGGCCGGGGAGCAGGAGCGGCTGCAGCTGAGCGACCCGGCGCTGCTGGCGATCGCGCACCGGGAGCTGAGCGAGCTGGCCGGGACGCGGCTGCCGTCGCCGACCGCGTCCTGGATCCAGCGGTGGGGCGGTGGCCTGCCGCAGTACGCGCCGGGTCATCCGGATCGCGTGGCGGCCGCGCGGGCCGCGCTGCCTGCGGGGATCGCGCTCGCCGGGGCGGCTCTCGACGGTGTCGGCATCCCCGTCTGTGTGGCCAGCGGGGAGCAGGCGGCGGACGATGTGAACAGTTACCTGGAGGCAAGTGCATGA
- a CDS encoding DUF3000 domain-containing protein, giving the protein MASPSAVPEAFTRAVTALRADSPRPEILLEEIAAPQRLAPYSFALSATVLRSGEEVASGRLILLHDPAGHDAWRGDLRLVTLVTAELEADLATDPLLPAVAWTWLTDALDQHAAACTAIGGTITQTASTRFGELAGPAPTADLEVRASWTPTSDDVTAHLYGWCAMLASTAGLPPPGVSSLSDRHRAPAT; this is encoded by the coding sequence ATGGCGTCCCCCTCCGCTGTTCCCGAGGCGTTCACCCGTGCGGTGACCGCGTTGCGCGCGGACTCGCCCCGGCCGGAGATCCTGCTCGAGGAGATCGCCGCGCCGCAGCGGCTCGCGCCGTACTCGTTCGCGCTCAGTGCCACCGTGCTCCGCTCCGGCGAGGAGGTGGCCAGCGGCCGGCTGATCCTGCTGCACGACCCGGCCGGGCACGATGCCTGGCGCGGCGACCTGCGGCTGGTCACCCTGGTCACCGCCGAGCTGGAAGCCGACCTGGCGACCGACCCGCTGCTGCCGGCGGTCGCCTGGACGTGGCTGACCGACGCGCTGGACCAGCACGCGGCGGCGTGCACGGCGATCGGCGGGACGATCACCCAGACCGCGTCGACCCGGTTCGGCGAGCTGGCCGGGCCGGCGCCGACCGCCGACCTGGAGGTGCGCGCGTCCTGGACGCCGACCTCGGACGACGTCACGGCCCATCTGTACGGGTGGTGCGCGATGCTCGCCTCGACCGCGGGCCTGCCGCCGCCCGGGGTGTCGTCGCTGAGCGACCGGCATCGCGCCCCGGCGACCTGA